The region TATTGTGGTAATCCACATGACCAAAGCCATTAGCCTTCATCAGGGATTTGAGTTCTTCCTGGCCTGGGTGCATACGAATGGATTCGGCCAGATATTGGTAACTTGACGCATCACCCGCCACCCACTCACCCAGCTTGGGCAAAATCTTGAACGAATACCAGTCATAGGCTTTCTCCAGCGGCTTGGCCACCTTGGAAAACTCCAGCACCAACAGCTTGCCACCTGGTTTGAGCACCCGGTTCATCTCGGCCAAAGCCACCTCTTTATGCGTCATGTTGCGCAAGCCAAAAGCCACCGTGACCAAGTTGAAATAGTTGTCGGGGAACGGCAATTTTTCAGCATCACAGACCACGGTGGGCAGCACCACACCGGCATCGACCAAGCGGTCACACCCGGTGCGCAACATGGCTTCATTGATATCGGTATGCACCACCTGACCGGTTTTGCCAACCTTTTTGGCAAAGGCCAGTGACAAATCCCCGGTACCGCCTGCGATATCCAGTACCTTGTCACCCTCGTGCACATTGGCCACCAGGACGGTGTAAGCCTTCCAAGCCCGGTGCAGGCCCATCGACATCAGGTCATTCATCAAGTCGTATTTGGGCGCAACCGAGTCAAACACGCCTTTGACGTGTTGCGCTTTTTCGGTTTCTTCAACCGTTTTGTAGCCAAAATGTGTGGTGCTCATAAGATCATTCAGTCATGGGTTTTATTAATGGCCGCAGCTGGCACCTGCTTTTTCAGGCATAGGTGTGTCACGATCTACCCCGGCTGCTTGCAAACGCGCGGTGTAATCAGACCACAATTTATCTTGCTGCGAGCCCAAAAAATACAAATAGTCCCAGGAATAAATGCCCGAGTCATGGCCATCGGAAAACGCAGGTTGAACAGCGTAGTTGCCTACCGGCTCCAATCCAGTCAATGTGACCTCGCGTTTGCCGGTTTGCAGCACTTCTTGCCCTGGCCCATGGCCAGCCACCTCGGCCGAAGGTGAATACACCCGCATCAGCTCAAACGGAATGCGAAACGTCGCACCATCTGAAAAACTGATCTCCAGCACGCGGGATTGGCTGTGAACCGTGATGTCTTGAGGTGCGGGCGCACCGTTCTGTAAACCTGCCATGATGTGTCTCCTTGTCATTTGTGTGGTGGCGTGCAGTGTTACACCAGCACCCGTTCAATGCCGCCGTCATTGGCTACCTTGACGTAATCCGGCATCCACTGTTCACCCAGAATCTGCCGTGCCATTTCCACCACGATGTAATCCGCCTCCAGCAGGCCGTTTTGCAGATCCTCTCCATAACGGCTCAGACCTTGCAGACAGGCCGGGCAGGATGTCAACATTTTGATGTTGTCCTTGGCTCCCACCAGACCCTGGTCACGCAACTGGGCTTCACCCTTGAGTATTTCTTCTTCCTTGCGAAAACGCACCTGGGTGGAAATGTCAGGGCGGTTCAGCGCCAGCGTACCGGATTCACCGCAGCAGCGCTCTGACAACACCACGTTGTCTCCCAGCAAGGCCTTGACGGTTTTCAGTGGCTCCTGCAACTTCATTGGACTGTGGCATGGGTCGTGGAACAAGAAGGCTCCTGCATTGGCCAGCGTGATACCTTTCTCCAGCAGGTACTCATGGATATCGATGATGCGGCAGCCGGGGAAGATGTCCTCAAACTTGTAGCCCTGCAACTGGTCGTAACAGGTGCCGCAGCTCACCACCACGGTCTTGATGTCCAGGTAGTTCAGCGTGTTGGCCACCCGGTGGAACAACACCCGGTTGTCAGTGATCATCTTCTCGGCTTTGTCAAACTGGCCGGCACCGCGCTGCGGGTAGCCGCAGCACAGGTAACCGGGCGGCAACACGGTTTGCACCCCCGCGTGCCACAACATGGCCTGCGTAGCCAAGCCCACCTGGCTGAACAAGCGCTCCGAACCACAACCCGGAAAATAAAACACCGCCTCGGTCTCACCCGTGGTGGTTTTTGGGTTGCGGATGATCGGCACGTAATCCTTGTCCTCAATGTCCAGCAAGGCACGCGCCGTGCGTTTGGGCAGTCCGCCAGGCAGCTTTTTGTTGATGAAGTGGATCACCTGCTCCTTGATCGGAGCGGTGCCCAGTGTGGCCGGTGGTGCCTTGGTCTGCTTGCGTGCCACCACTTTCAGCACGTCAGCGGCCAGACGTTGCGCCCGAATGGCCACATTCACCATCACCGAACGCGCCAGCTTGATGGTCTCAGGGTTGGTGGCATTGAGCAAAAACATGGCCGCCGCGCCTGCTGGGCGGAAACTTTTTTTGCCCATCTTGCGCAACAGGTTGCGCATATTCATCGACACGTCACCAAAATCGATCTTCACCGGGCACGGCGACAGACATTTGTGGCACACCGTGCAGTGGTCGGCTACATCCTCAAACTCCTGCCAGTGCTTGATACTGACACCACGACGGGTTTGCTCTTCATACAGGAAAGCTTCCACCAGCAGCGAGGTCGCCAGAATCTTGTTGCGCGGGCTGTACAGCAGGTTGGCGCGTGGCACATGGGTAGAGCACACCGGTTTGCATTTGCCGCAACGCAGGCAGTCTTTGACGCTATCGGCAATCGCACCAATGTCACTCTGCTGCATGATCAGCGACTCATGTCCCATCAGGCCAAAGCTAGGGGTGTAGGCGTTGGTCAGGTCAGCATATAAGAAATTGGCCTCTAGCGCCCGTCCATGCTGCGTAAACAGCTCTTTATTTCGTAGCAGTTTACCTTTATTAAAACGCCCCTCCGGGTCAACCCTGGCCTTGTAATCGGTGAACGGCTGCAACTCGGCGTCGCTCAAGAACTCCAGCTTGGTGATGCCAATGCCGTGTTCGCCCGAAATCACACCGTCCAGACTGCGTGCCAGCGCCATGATGCGTTTGACGGCACCGTGCGCGGCCTGCAGCATGTCGTAGTCATCGCTGTTGACGGGAATGTTGGTGTGCACATTGCCGTCCCCGGCGTGCATGTGTAACGCCACCCAAACACGGCCTTTGAGCACCCGCTGGTGAATCGCATTGCACTCCTTCAGGATTGGATCAAAGGCTGCACCCGAAAAGATTTGCTGCAAAGGCTGACGAATCTGGGTTTTCCAGCTGGCGCGCAGGGAATGGTCTTGCAGTTGGGCAAACAGTGGCTCCACGTCCCGCAGCCAACCCGACCACAAGGCACGTACATCGGCCAGCAAAGCCAGCGCCTGAGCCACCCGGTCTTCCAGCATTTCGGCGGGAGAAATCTCACCCGCATCGTCCTGCCGACCCAAAGGCAAATTACCCTGGGTGAAAAATTCTTCCAGCGCGTCGCACAGGGCCAGCTTGTTGTGCAGACTCAGTTCAATGTTGATGCGCTCAATGCCATCGGTGTATTCGGCCATGCGTGGCAGCGGAATCACCACATCTTCATTGATCTTGAAGGCGTTGGTGTGTTTGGAAATGGCTGCCGTGCGCTTGCGGTCCAGCCAGAACTTTTTGCGCGCCTCCGGGCTGATGGCGATAAAGCCCTCGCCATGGCGCGAGTTGGCAATCCGCACCACCTCGCTGGTGACCCGTGCTACCTCATCGGCATTGTCACCGGCTATGTCACCAAACAACACCATCTTGGGCACAGTGCTGCTGGAGCCCGCCGCCTGCGCGCCCTTCTTGGATTTGGTGGCATAACCCACCGCTTTCAAATACCGGTCATCCAGATGCTCCAGCCCCGCCAGCACCACGCCTGAACGCTTCTGCTCGGCAAACATGAAGTCCTTGATCTCGACGATGCTGGGCACCGCATCCTTGGCGTTGCCAAAAAACTCCAGGCACACGGTGCGGGTGTGCTTGGGCATGCGGTGCACCACCCAGCGGGCGCTGGTGATCAGGCCGTCGCAGCCTTCTTTTTGAATGCCCGGCAGGCCGCTCAAAAACTTGTCGGTGACATCCTTGCCCAGGCCCTCCTTGCGGAAACTCTTGCCGGGAATGTCCAGCCGCTCTTGGCGTAGCGGGGTTTTGCCGTCGGCCTTGAAATACTGCAGCTCAAAACTGGCCACATCCACGTCATGGATCTTGCCCATGTTGTGGTTGATGCGGGTCACCTCCAGCCACTCGGCCTGCGGTGTCACCATGCGCCAACTGGCCAGGTTGTCCAATGCGGTACCCCATAACACGGCTTTTTTGCCACCGGCATTCATGGCGATGTTGCCACCAATACACGAGGCCTCGGCCGATGTCGGGTCCACGGCAAACACAAAACCGGCACGTTCGGCGGCATGCGCCACCCGGTTGGTGACCACCCCTGCCTCGGACCAGACCGTGCCCACTTCATGATCCAGCCCCGGCAGCTTGAGCATTTCGACCTCGGTCATGGCCTCCAGCTTTTCGGTGTTGATCACCACACTCTTCCAGGTCAGCGGAATCGCGCCGCCGGTGTAGCCGGTGCCACCGCCGCGCGGGATGACGGTCAGGCCCAGCTCAATACAACCTTTGACCAGATGCGCCATCTCGGCTTCAGTGTCAGGCGTGAGCACCACAAACGGGTACTCCACGCGCCAGTCGGTCGCGTCCGTTACATGGCTGACCCGGCTCAAGCCATCAAACTTGATGTTGTCTTTGGCCGTCAGCTTGGCCAGCAGGCGCTGGGCTTTACGACGCAGCAGGGCGGTTTCGACAAATGCGGCATCAAACGCCTGCACCGCTTTGCCCGCAGCCTCCAGCAAGCGGCCCACCAGCGCATCCCGATCGGGATCACTCTCCGGCGTGCGGCGTTTTTGCACCTCATGCAGGCGGTGCTGCAAAGCTTCCACCAGCAACACCCGGCGCTTCGGGTTGTCCAGCAAATCGTCCTGCAAATAGGGGTTGCGCTGCACCACCCAGATATCGCCCAACACCTCGTACAACATACGCGCCGAACGGCCGGTGCGGCGCTCTTCGCGCAATTGATTCAGCCAGCCCCAGGCGGATTCACCCAGCAGGCGAATGACAATTTCGCGGTCGGAAAACGAGGTGTAGTTATAGGGAATCTCGCGGATGCGTTCCTGTCCATGCGACGCAATAGCGCCGACAGGCAACAAAGACTTGAGCGGAAGGGGAGCGTTCATCGGGTAAGGTAGTTACAGCCGTTAGAGGGCAGATAAGCCCCACCAAGGCAGGCTTTGGCTGGGTTGGCGATGTTACCGCAGCGCAGCATTGCCCTACTCAGGTGATGGTGACCCTGTGGAAACCCTGATGTGCAGGCCATCAAAATCTGCGTCTAATCTCGACTTGAGTGGGCCTGACATCGTTCTGTCGCAAATTCTTCATATGTGGCCAGTAGGCTTGCACTTTTTATCTCAAGGAGATCGCATGAAAATGAAACTTGCCGCCGTGGCGTTGGCCGCCTCATTGGCCCTGTCGGCCCAAGCCGTCACCGAAATCCAATGGTGGCACTCCATGACCGCCGTCAACGGCCAATGGGTCAACGACCTGGCCAAGGGCTTTAATGAAAGTCAGAGCAATTACAAAGTGGTGCCCACCTACAAAGGCCAATACGACGAATCCATGACCGCCGCCGTCGCCGCTTTCCGGGCCGGCAATGCGCCGAATATCCTGCAAGTGTTTGAAGTAGGTACCGCCACCATGATGGCCAGCAAGAATGCCATCATGCCCGTGGGCAAAGTCATGAAAGATGCCGGTCAAAAGTTTGATCCCAAAGCCTATATTCCGGCAGTAGCTGGCTACTACACCGCCCCCAGCGGCGAGATGCTGAGCATGCCGTTCAACAGCTCCACCACCGTGTTTTATTACAACAAGGATGCCTTCAAAGCCGCAGGGCTCGACCCTAACAAGGCACCCAGCAGTTGGCCCGAAGTGGCGTTGGCTGCAGCCAAACTCAAGTCGGCCGGCCACAAGTGCCCACTGACACTGGCTTGGCAAGGCTGGACCCAGCTAGAGAGTTTTTCTGCCTGGCACAACGTGGAATTTGCCACCAAGGCCAATGGTCTGGCCGGCATGGATGCGCGCATGAAGGTGGATTCCCCGCTGCATGTGCGCCACATTGACAACCTGGCCAACATGGCCAAACAAGGCCTGTTCGTCTACAAGGGTCGCGCCAACGTGCCCGAGCCGACTTTTATTTCCGGCGAGTGCGCCATGATCACCACCTCCAGCGGGTTCTATGGCAATGTGAAGAAAAACGCCAAGTTTGACTTCGGTCTGGCCCCCCTGCCCTACTATCCCGATGTGCCCGGCGCACCGCAAAACACCGTCATTGGTGGTGCCAGCCTGTGGGTCATGGCGGGCAAGAAAGCCGATGAGTACAAGGGCGTGGCCGAGTTCTTCACCTACCTCTCCAGCCCTGAGGTGCAATCGGCCAGCCACAAACGCACCGGCTACCTGCCCATCACCACGGCCGCCTTCCAGTTGACCGAAAAATCCGGCTTCTACAAAGAAAACCCGGGCACCGATGTGGCGGTGAACCAGATGATCCGCAAAGTCACCGACAAGTCACGTGGTATCCGCCTGGGCAACTATGTGCAGATCCGCACCATTGAGGACGAAGAACTCGAACAGGTCTGGGGTGGCAAGAAATCAGCCAAAGAAGCGCTGGACGCCATCGTCAAACGTGGCAACGAGCTGCTGGATCGCTTTGAAAAAGCCAACAAGAAGGGCTAAACCCCTTTTGCCCTGACTGTGGGAAAGCGCGTCTTTTTCCGCTCTGCCTGGCTGCCTTGGGTGCTGATGGCACCCCAGGTGATCATCATCGCGGTATTTTTCTTCTGGCCTGCCGGCCAAGCCTTGCTGCAGTCGTTGCAACAGTCGGATGCTTTTGGTACCTCGGTCGACTGGGTCGGGCTGGACAATTTTCGCAACCTGTGGAATGACGACACCTACCTGGCCTCGTTTTACACCACCGCCATTTTTTCAACCCTGGTGGCGGTGGTCGGCATCAGCCTCTCACTGCTGCTGGCGGTGTTTGCCGACCGCGTGGTCAAAGGGGCCATGGTCTACAAAACCCTGCTGATCTGGCCCTATGCGGTGGCTCCCGCCGTGGCCGGGGTGTTGTGGCTGTTCATGTTTGCGCCCAGCGTAGGGGTGGTGTCTTACTGGTTGCATACCCTGGGCATCGACTGGAACCACCTGCTCAACAGCCAACATGCCATGGCCCTGGTGGTGATGGCGGCAGTGTGGAAACAGATTTCCTACAATTTTTTGTTCTTTCTGGCCGGACTGCAGAGCATCCCGAAGTCTTTGATCGAAGCGGCCGCCATAGATGGTGCCAGGCCCTGGCGGCGCTTCTGGACCATTGTCTTCCCGCTACTGTCACCCACCACGTTTTTCCTGCTGGTCATCAACGTTGTTTATGCCTTTTTTGACACCTTTGCCATCATTGATGCCGCCACCCAGGGCGGCCCCGGTAAAGACA is a window of Rhodoferax lithotrophicus DNA encoding:
- a CDS encoding gamma-butyrobetaine hydroxylase-like domain-containing protein translates to MAGLQNGAPAPQDITVHSQSRVLEISFSDGATFRIPFELMRVYSPSAEVAGHGPGQEVLQTGKREVTLTGLEPVGNYAVQPAFSDGHDSGIYSWDYLYFLGSQQDKLWSDYTARLQAAGVDRDTPMPEKAGASCGH
- a CDS encoding DUF3683 domain-containing protein, which translates into the protein MNAPLPLKSLLPVGAIASHGQERIREIPYNYTSFSDREIVIRLLGESAWGWLNQLREERRTGRSARMLYEVLGDIWVVQRNPYLQDDLLDNPKRRVLLVEALQHRLHEVQKRRTPESDPDRDALVGRLLEAAGKAVQAFDAAFVETALLRRKAQRLLAKLTAKDNIKFDGLSRVSHVTDATDWRVEYPFVVLTPDTEAEMAHLVKGCIELGLTVIPRGGGTGYTGGAIPLTWKSVVINTEKLEAMTEVEMLKLPGLDHEVGTVWSEAGVVTNRVAHAAERAGFVFAVDPTSAEASCIGGNIAMNAGGKKAVLWGTALDNLASWRMVTPQAEWLEVTRINHNMGKIHDVDVASFELQYFKADGKTPLRQERLDIPGKSFRKEGLGKDVTDKFLSGLPGIQKEGCDGLITSARWVVHRMPKHTRTVCLEFFGNAKDAVPSIVEIKDFMFAEQKRSGVVLAGLEHLDDRYLKAVGYATKSKKGAQAAGSSSTVPKMVLFGDIAGDNADEVARVTSEVVRIANSRHGEGFIAISPEARKKFWLDRKRTAAISKHTNAFKINEDVVIPLPRMAEYTDGIERINIELSLHNKLALCDALEEFFTQGNLPLGRQDDAGEISPAEMLEDRVAQALALLADVRALWSGWLRDVEPLFAQLQDHSLRASWKTQIRQPLQQIFSGAAFDPILKECNAIHQRVLKGRVWVALHMHAGDGNVHTNIPVNSDDYDMLQAAHGAVKRIMALARSLDGVISGEHGIGITKLEFLSDAELQPFTDYKARVDPEGRFNKGKLLRNKELFTQHGRALEANFLYADLTNAYTPSFGLMGHESLIMQQSDIGAIADSVKDCLRCGKCKPVCSTHVPRANLLYSPRNKILATSLLVEAFLYEEQTRRGVSIKHWQEFEDVADHCTVCHKCLSPCPVKIDFGDVSMNMRNLLRKMGKKSFRPAGAAAMFLLNATNPETIKLARSVMVNVAIRAQRLAADVLKVVARKQTKAPPATLGTAPIKEQVIHFINKKLPGGLPKRTARALLDIEDKDYVPIIRNPKTTTGETEAVFYFPGCGSERLFSQVGLATQAMLWHAGVQTVLPPGYLCCGYPQRGAGQFDKAEKMITDNRVLFHRVANTLNYLDIKTVVVSCGTCYDQLQGYKFEDIFPGCRIIDIHEYLLEKGITLANAGAFLFHDPCHSPMKLQEPLKTVKALLGDNVVLSERCCGESGTLALNRPDISTQVRFRKEEEILKGEAQLRDQGLVGAKDNIKMLTSCPACLQGLSRYGEDLQNGLLEADYIVVEMARQILGEQWMPDYVKVANDGGIERVLV
- the ubiE gene encoding bifunctional demethylmenaquinone methyltransferase/2-methoxy-6-polyprenyl-1,4-benzoquinol methylase UbiE, which codes for MSTTHFGYKTVEETEKAQHVKGVFDSVAPKYDLMNDLMSMGLHRAWKAYTVLVANVHEGDKVLDIAGGTGDLSLAFAKKVGKTGQVVHTDINEAMLRTGCDRLVDAGVVLPTVVCDAEKLPFPDNYFNLVTVAFGLRNMTHKEVALAEMNRVLKPGGKLLVLEFSKVAKPLEKAYDWYSFKILPKLGEWVAGDASSYQYLAESIRMHPGQEELKSLMKANGFGHVDYHNMTGGLVALHVGIKC
- the ugpB gene encoding sn-glycerol-3-phosphate ABC transporter substrate-binding protein UgpB — encoded protein: MKMKLAAVALAASLALSAQAVTEIQWWHSMTAVNGQWVNDLAKGFNESQSNYKVVPTYKGQYDESMTAAVAAFRAGNAPNILQVFEVGTATMMASKNAIMPVGKVMKDAGQKFDPKAYIPAVAGYYTAPSGEMLSMPFNSSTTVFYYNKDAFKAAGLDPNKAPSSWPEVALAAAKLKSAGHKCPLTLAWQGWTQLESFSAWHNVEFATKANGLAGMDARMKVDSPLHVRHIDNLANMAKQGLFVYKGRANVPEPTFISGECAMITTSSGFYGNVKKNAKFDFGLAPLPYYPDVPGAPQNTVIGGASLWVMAGKKADEYKGVAEFFTYLSSPEVQSASHKRTGYLPITTAAFQLTEKSGFYKENPGTDVAVNQMIRKVTDKSRGIRLGNYVQIRTIEDEELEQVWGGKKSAKEALDAIVKRGNELLDRFEKANKKG
- the ugpA gene encoding sn-glycerol-3-phosphate ABC transporter permease UgpA, whose amino-acid sequence is MGKRVFFRSAWLPWVLMAPQVIIIAVFFFWPAGQALLQSLQQSDAFGTSVDWVGLDNFRNLWNDDTYLASFYTTAIFSTLVAVVGISLSLLLAVFADRVVKGAMVYKTLLIWPYAVAPAVAGVLWLFMFAPSVGVVSYWLHTLGIDWNHLLNSQHAMALVVMAAVWKQISYNFLFFLAGLQSIPKSLIEAAAIDGARPWRRFWTIVFPLLSPTTFFLLVINVVYAFFDTFAIIDAATQGGPGKDTAILVYKVYFDGFKAMDLGGSAAQSVVLMVIVVLLTVVQFRFIEKKVNY